In one window of Microbacterium dextranolyticum DNA:
- a CDS encoding M3 family metallopeptidase: MAAENPLLTPPTLPYALPDYAAIRPEHYLPAFDEAFAQQRREIAAITRVRSMPTFENTMVALERSGELLDRVARAFYTVSSADGTPEIQEIDERLAPLVSAHHDAVQLDAALYQRVKSVHDRLDELGLTGEDRYLVERRFREMTHAGAALDDEAKARLSDLNARLATLSSTFEKHLLADTNDLAVLFETADELDGLDDGALSAAAQAATDRGHDGAYVVTLTLFTGHPYLSRLTRRDSRARLLEASRSRASRGGPNDNRDTVLEIVRLRAERAELLGAASHAAYVTSDETAGTPEAVQTMLRRLAVPAAANARREQTALQQIVDDTEPVPFPVEAHDWAYVTEKVRAATYDIDTAALRPWFEAERVLRDGVFFAATSLYGITFDERTDLVAYHPDARVFEVSNADGSPLGLFILDLYTRDTKQGGAWMNSLVAQSRLRGTAPVVVNNLNVPRPATGPTLLTLDEVTTLFHEFGHALHGLFAVTTYPHFSGTAVFRDFVEFPSQVNEMWIMWPEVLENYARHIETGDALPTDVIERMRASEAFNQGFATSEYLAAAWLDQAWHSLSAEDAAAVDDVAAFEASALAAIGLDNPAVPTRYSSTYFKHIFSGGYSAGYYSYIWSEVLDADTVEWFGETGGLTRENGRRFRERLLGVGGSKDPLEAYRDFRGRDAEIAPLLKRRGLGD, encoded by the coding sequence ATGGCCGCAGAAAACCCCCTCCTGACACCCCCCACCCTCCCCTACGCACTTCCGGACTATGCGGCCATCCGCCCCGAGCACTATCTGCCTGCGTTCGACGAAGCATTCGCGCAGCAGCGCCGAGAGATCGCGGCGATCACGCGGGTGAGGTCGATGCCCACGTTCGAGAACACGATGGTCGCTCTCGAACGTTCGGGGGAACTGCTCGACCGCGTTGCGCGCGCCTTCTACACCGTGTCGTCGGCCGATGGCACTCCGGAGATCCAGGAGATCGACGAGAGACTCGCTCCGTTGGTGTCTGCCCATCACGACGCGGTGCAGCTGGACGCCGCCCTCTACCAGCGCGTGAAGTCCGTGCACGACCGGCTCGACGAGCTCGGCCTCACCGGCGAGGACCGCTACCTCGTCGAGCGCCGGTTCCGCGAGATGACGCATGCCGGCGCCGCTCTCGACGACGAGGCGAAAGCACGACTCAGCGACCTCAACGCGCGACTCGCGACCCTCAGCAGCACCTTCGAGAAGCACCTGCTCGCCGATACGAACGATCTCGCCGTGCTGTTCGAGACGGCCGACGAGCTCGACGGGCTGGATGACGGCGCCCTGTCGGCTGCCGCGCAGGCCGCGACCGATCGCGGTCACGACGGCGCGTACGTCGTCACCCTGACCCTGTTCACCGGACATCCCTATCTGTCCCGCCTCACCCGACGCGACAGCCGTGCCCGCCTCCTCGAGGCGTCGCGCTCACGCGCGTCACGGGGCGGACCGAACGACAACCGCGACACCGTGCTCGAGATCGTTCGGCTCCGCGCCGAACGCGCGGAACTGCTGGGCGCGGCCTCACACGCGGCGTACGTCACCTCGGACGAGACCGCGGGTACCCCGGAGGCCGTGCAGACCATGCTCCGACGGCTCGCCGTACCGGCCGCCGCCAACGCACGCCGTGAGCAGACCGCGCTGCAGCAGATCGTCGACGACACCGAACCGGTGCCGTTCCCGGTCGAGGCGCACGATTGGGCGTACGTCACCGAGAAGGTGCGCGCGGCGACCTACGACATCGACACCGCTGCCCTCCGACCATGGTTCGAGGCCGAGCGCGTGCTGCGCGACGGCGTCTTCTTCGCCGCGACGTCGCTGTACGGCATCACCTTCGACGAGCGCACCGATCTTGTCGCATATCATCCCGATGCGCGCGTGTTCGAAGTATCCAACGCCGACGGTTCGCCGCTCGGGCTGTTCATCCTCGATCTGTACACCCGCGACACGAAGCAGGGTGGTGCCTGGATGAACTCCCTGGTCGCGCAGTCCCGCCTGCGCGGGACCGCGCCGGTCGTCGTCAACAACCTGAACGTACCCCGGCCCGCGACGGGCCCGACGCTTCTCACCCTCGACGAGGTGACGACGCTGTTCCACGAGTTCGGCCACGCGCTGCACGGACTGTTCGCCGTCACGACGTACCCGCACTTCTCGGGGACCGCCGTCTTCCGCGACTTCGTGGAGTTCCCGAGCCAGGTCAACGAGATGTGGATCATGTGGCCCGAGGTCCTCGAGAACTACGCGAGGCACATCGAGACCGGAGACGCGCTGCCCACCGACGTCATCGAGCGGATGCGCGCATCGGAGGCCTTCAACCAGGGCTTCGCGACGAGCGAGTACCTCGCCGCGGCCTGGCTCGATCAGGCCTGGCATTCGCTGAGCGCGGAAGACGCTGCGGCCGTGGATGACGTCGCCGCATTCGAGGCATCCGCACTGGCGGCCATCGGTCTGGACAATCCGGCCGTGCCGACGCGGTACTCGTCGACGTACTTCAAGCACATCTTCTCGGGCGGGTACAGCGCCGGCTACTACTCGTACATCTGGAGCGAGGTCCTCGATGCCGACACCGTCGAATGGTTCGGCGAGACCGGCGGCCTCACGCGCGAGAACGGCCGGCGGTTCCGCGAGCGCCTTCTCGGCGTCGGCGGCTCGAAAGACCCGCTCGAGGCGTACCGCGACTTCCGCGGGCGGGATGCCGAGATCGCGCCGCTGCTGAAACGCCGCGGACTCGGCGACTGA
- a CDS encoding dihydrofolate reductase family protein: protein MTRIIFDTAVSLNGWIADEGNSLDWLLSLEAPIDAEVALFPDADVLVEGSTTYEWVLDHEDLLARPERWRALYGDRPIYVFTTRELPVPRGADVRLRSGSVLDVLDEIRVAAGEGDVWVVGGGDLAGQFLDAGVLDEIAVSIAPVLLTGGAPLLPRRRSADGLRLRSAQSVGPFARLVYEVIREATGGACRTSP from the coding sequence ATGACGCGCATCATCTTCGACACCGCCGTATCGCTCAACGGCTGGATCGCCGACGAGGGCAATTCGCTGGACTGGCTCCTCTCCCTCGAGGCGCCGATCGACGCGGAGGTCGCGTTGTTCCCGGATGCCGACGTGTTGGTGGAGGGGTCGACCACGTACGAGTGGGTTCTCGACCACGAGGACCTTCTCGCCCGCCCTGAGAGGTGGCGGGCGCTCTACGGTGATCGGCCCATCTATGTCTTCACGACCCGTGAGCTGCCCGTGCCCCGCGGTGCGGACGTGCGGCTGCGGTCCGGCTCCGTCCTCGACGTGCTGGATGAGATACGCGTGGCGGCAGGTGAGGGGGATGTCTGGGTCGTGGGCGGGGGTGACCTCGCGGGCCAGTTCCTCGACGCCGGGGTGCTCGATGAGATCGCCGTCTCCATCGCGCCGGTGCTGCTCACCGGCGGTGCGCCGCTGCTCCCGCGTCGGCGGAGTGCTGACGGGCTCCGTCTGCGCTCCGCGCAGAGCGTGGGTCCGTTTGCCCGACTCGTCTACGAGGTCATCCGGGAGGCGACCGGCGGAGCGTGTCGCACGTCGCCGTGA